From one Thalassobaculum sp. OXR-137 genomic stretch:
- a CDS encoding VOC family protein gives MTVPVQKPDDLTLVIDRVLDAPRSAVWRCWSEPDLMMQWYCPKPWQVTAAEMDLYPGGRFNTVMEGPDGERFDNVGSFLKVEPGRHLTFTDAYTEGFVPSGKHFMTGFLTLEEAEGGRTRMIWGARHSSVETVQQHLEMGFEAGWNAAADQLEALAASLPVPIGADLLFTSKARTCLFLPEGALEAAEFYISLLPDSRIEQVYRPDPNGPPLVVEFTLGGTPYMTMNGCPATTPSHAVSISVLTEDQAETDRLWAALSADGGEGGQCGWIVDRFGIHWQIVPKALPRLMHAADPEAAGRVMEALMGMGKIDVAGLQVAFLGHRAAG, from the coding sequence ATGACCGTGCCTGTTCAGAAGCCCGACGACCTCACCCTCGTCATCGACCGCGTCCTCGACGCCCCCCGCTCGGCCGTCTGGCGTTGCTGGAGCGAGCCGGACCTGATGATGCAGTGGTATTGCCCCAAGCCCTGGCAGGTCACCGCCGCCGAGATGGATCTGTACCCGGGCGGCCGGTTCAACACGGTGATGGAAGGACCGGACGGCGAGCGGTTCGACAATGTGGGCTCGTTCCTGAAGGTCGAACCGGGCCGCCATCTCACCTTCACCGACGCCTATACCGAAGGCTTCGTGCCCTCGGGCAAACATTTCATGACGGGCTTTCTGACCCTGGAGGAAGCGGAGGGAGGCCGGACGCGCATGATCTGGGGCGCCCGCCATTCCTCGGTCGAGACTGTGCAGCAGCATCTGGAGATGGGATTCGAGGCGGGCTGGAACGCGGCAGCCGACCAGCTCGAGGCGCTGGCCGCATCGCTGCCCGTGCCGATCGGTGCCGACCTGCTGTTCACCTCCAAGGCGCGCACCTGCCTGTTTCTGCCCGAAGGCGCGTTGGAGGCTGCGGAGTTCTACATCTCCCTGCTGCCGGACAGCCGGATCGAGCAGGTCTATCGGCCCGATCCCAACGGGCCGCCGCTGGTGGTCGAGTTCACCCTCGGCGGCACGCCTTACATGACGATGAACGGCTGTCCGGCGACCACGCCGTCCCATGCGGTGTCGATCTCCGTCCTGACCGAGGATCAGGCCGAGACCGACCGGCTCTGGGCCGCGCTGTCGGCGGATGGCGGGGAGGGCGGCCAGTGTGGCTGGATCGTCGATAGGTTCGGGATCCACTGGCAGATCGTGCCGAAGGCGCTGCCCCGGCTGATGCATGCCGCAGACCCCGAGGCGGCGGGCCGCGTAATGGAGGCGTTGATGGGTATGGGCAAGATCGACGTGGCCGGGTTGCAGGTCGCGTTCCTGGGGCACCGCGCGGCCGGTTGA
- a CDS encoding protoglobin domain-containing protein yields the protein MSADLRAHVDFIELSSGERKLLAEFFPVVEQHLPGILTRFYEKLGGIPHLSAMFDSAARQKHAATAQASHWKRMFTAGDNQDYFDSVQRIGEVHNTLGLETSWYIDGYTRITAELHRLAITHSLTGFSMKAAGERAGNLVAALDKVILLDINLVIGVYLEAKERDHRKRLSQLSTQFDDSIGKLTQSLSSAAEAMGRTAAGLTGEADATRNASSMAVSRASDMSVNVQTISSAMEEMSATIAEISQQANGAVREMRGASELASNATDTVC from the coding sequence ATGAGCGCTGATCTACGGGCCCATGTTGACTTTATCGAGCTGTCATCTGGTGAGAGAAAGCTCCTGGCAGAGTTCTTTCCTGTGGTCGAACAGCACCTTCCGGGAATTCTCACCCGCTTCTACGAAAAGCTCGGCGGCATTCCCCATCTGTCGGCCATGTTCGACTCCGCCGCTCGGCAGAAGCATGCCGCCACGGCCCAGGCGTCGCATTGGAAGCGCATGTTCACCGCCGGCGACAACCAGGACTATTTCGACTCGGTTCAGCGGATCGGCGAGGTTCACAACACGCTCGGCCTGGAGACCTCCTGGTACATCGACGGGTATACCCGTATCACGGCGGAACTCCACCGACTGGCGATCACCCATTCCCTGACCGGCTTCTCCATGAAGGCGGCCGGGGAGCGCGCGGGCAACCTGGTCGCGGCTTTGGACAAGGTGATCCTGCTGGACATCAACCTGGTGATCGGCGTGTATCTGGAGGCCAAGGAGCGGGATCACCGCAAGCGGCTGTCCCAGCTCTCCACCCAGTTCGACGACTCCATCGGCAAGCTCACCCAGTCGCTGTCCTCGGCGGCGGAGGCCATGGGCCGGACTGCGGCCGGACTGACCGGAGAGGCCGATGCCACCCGCAACGCATCGTCGATGGCCGTCTCCCGCGCCTCCGACATGAGCGTCAACGTTCAGACGATCTCCAGTGCCATGGAGGAGATGAGCGCCACCATCGCCGAAATCTCCCAGCAGGCGAACGGTGCCGTAAGGGAAATGCGCGGCGCGTCGGAACTGGCCTCGAACGCGACCGACACCGTCTGTTGA
- a CDS encoding DUF302 domain-containing protein, which translates to MRSLFVVLLLVLATPALAESRDDRVTQQTGKPFGSYVEALTRAITANGFNIVGIACATCAIQNTFNETVPGNRVFLFFRPDYARRMLRAGTEAGIEAPIRLYVTEAGDGTAHVSYRLPSAIFGAYGSDALKALGTELDADVSLILRTAETGG; encoded by the coding sequence ATGCGTTCCCTGTTCGTCGTCCTTCTCCTCGTCCTTGCGACGCCGGCGCTCGCCGAGTCCCGGGATGACCGTGTCACCCAGCAGACCGGCAAACCCTTCGGCTCGTATGTCGAGGCGCTGACCCGGGCGATCACCGCGAACGGCTTCAACATCGTCGGCATCGCCTGCGCCACCTGCGCCATTCAGAACACGTTCAACGAGACGGTACCCGGGAACCGGGTGTTCCTGTTCTTCCGGCCCGACTATGCCCGCCGCATGCTCCGGGCCGGCACGGAAGCCGGGATCGAGGCGCCGATCCGGCTCTATGTCACCGAAGCCGGAGACGGCACCGCCCATGTTTCCTACCGGCTGCCGAGCGCGATTTTCGGTGCCTACGGCTCCGACGCGCTGAAAGCGCTGGGCACCGAGCTCGATGCCGACGTCTCGCTGATCCTGAGGACAGCCGAAACAGGCGGCTGA
- a CDS encoding TetR/AcrR family transcriptional regulator: MPRPTAGTPSARDKLLDAALSVIRAKGYSATSVDELCAEAGVTKGAFFHHFKSKDGLAVAAAEHWSEVTGDLFASAAYHDHADPLDRVLGYLRFRRALIAGEVSEFTCLVGTMVQEAYDAHPDIAAACGRSIFSHARTLESDIAAAMADRGVAGTDWTAASLALHTQAVLQGAFILAKAGGGGGVAVEQVDHLYRYITLLFGASGNKEPRT; this comes from the coding sequence ATGCCCAGGCCCACCGCCGGAACGCCGAGTGCCCGCGACAAGCTGCTCGACGCCGCCCTGTCGGTGATCCGCGCCAAGGGCTATTCGGCCACGAGCGTCGACGAACTCTGCGCCGAGGCCGGCGTAACGAAGGGCGCCTTCTTCCATCACTTCAAGAGCAAGGACGGGCTGGCGGTCGCCGCGGCCGAGCACTGGTCCGAGGTGACCGGCGACCTGTTCGCCTCCGCCGCCTATCATGACCATGCGGATCCGCTGGACCGGGTCCTCGGCTACCTCCGGTTCCGCCGGGCGCTGATCGCCGGCGAGGTCAGCGAGTTCACCTGCCTTGTCGGCACGATGGTGCAGGAAGCCTACGACGCTCATCCCGACATCGCGGCCGCCTGCGGACGCAGCATCTTCTCTCACGCCCGCACCCTGGAGAGCGATATCGCCGCGGCGATGGCCGACCGGGGTGTCGCCGGGACCGATTGGACCGCCGCAAGCCTCGCCCTGCATACCCAGGCGGTGCTCCAGGGCGCCTTCATCCTGGCCAAGGCCGGCGGCGGCGGCGGCGTCGCTGTCGAGCAGGTCGACCACCTCTATCGCTACATCACGCTCCTGTTCGGAGCCTCCGGGAACAAGGAACCGAGGACATGA
- a CDS encoding catalase: MSNETADHPAERGQGGELHQTPKGDTQRMTTAQGTPVSDDQNSLKAGARGPTLMEDLHFREKMFHFDHERIPERVVHARGYGAHGYLEVTEAIPELTSAGLFQKAGNRVPAFVRFSTVAGSKGSPDLARDVRGFAVKLYTEEGNWDIVGNNIPVFFIQDAMKFPDLIHSVKPEPDRGFPQAQSAHDNFWDFVSLMPESMHMVMWAMSDRAIPRSLRFMEGFGVHTFQFVNAEGKGTFVKFHWKPKLGMQSVAWDEAVTINGADPDFHRRDLWNAIQAGDFPEWELGVQVFDDDFADSFEFDVLDATKLIPEEQVPVRIVGRLVLDRVVDNFFAETEQVAFCTQNIVPGIDFTNDPLLQGRNFSYLDTQTKRLGGPNFTHIPINAPKCPFHHFQQDGHMAMHNPKGRANYEPNSWAQGGPRAHPKQGFQSIADRVQGDKRRVRSETFADHYSQARQFYLSQTEIEQGHIANALVFELSKVEVPAIRERVVSHLLNINDGLAQDVAEGLGLTKMPKAAEPAREPIDLPVSDKLSILKNGPGRFEGRKLGLLVTDGADAGLVNGLMDAAKKAGGMVEVVAPQVYGVKLSDGKTLEAQQKIDGGPSVLYDAVAIIVSKDGVDRLKSMHPAKSFAADAYAHAKYIAMSEEAADLLDAAGVTDRDDGMVVLSGKADAAGFIETCGALRFWDRMS; this comes from the coding sequence ATGTCCAACGAGACCGCGGACCATCCGGCGGAGCGGGGTCAGGGCGGTGAACTGCACCAGACTCCCAAGGGCGATACCCAGCGGATGACGACGGCTCAGGGCACGCCGGTTTCCGACGACCAGAACAGCCTGAAGGCCGGCGCGCGCGGTCCGACCCTGATGGAGGACCTGCACTTCCGCGAGAAGATGTTCCACTTCGACCACGAGCGCATTCCCGAGCGCGTGGTGCATGCCCGCGGCTACGGCGCGCACGGCTATCTGGAGGTCACCGAGGCGATCCCCGAGCTGACGTCGGCCGGCCTGTTCCAGAAGGCCGGCAACCGGGTTCCGGCCTTCGTCCGCTTCTCCACCGTCGCCGGCAGCAAGGGCTCGCCGGACCTGGCCCGCGACGTGCGCGGCTTCGCCGTGAAGCTCTACACCGAGGAGGGCAACTGGGACATCGTCGGCAACAATATCCCGGTGTTCTTCATCCAGGACGCCATGAAGTTCCCCGACCTGATCCATTCGGTGAAGCCGGAACCGGATCGCGGCTTCCCGCAGGCGCAGTCCGCCCACGACAATTTCTGGGACTTCGTCTCGTTGATGCCGGAATCCATGCACATGGTCATGTGGGCCATGTCCGACCGCGCCATTCCACGCTCCCTGCGCTTCATGGAGGGTTTCGGCGTCCACACCTTCCAGTTCGTCAACGCCGAGGGCAAGGGCACCTTCGTCAAGTTCCACTGGAAGCCGAAGCTGGGCATGCAGTCGGTGGCCTGGGACGAGGCGGTGACCATCAACGGCGCCGACCCGGATTTCCATCGCCGCGACTTGTGGAACGCGATCCAGGCCGGTGATTTCCCGGAATGGGAACTCGGCGTCCAGGTGTTCGACGACGACTTCGCCGACTCGTTCGAGTTCGACGTGCTCGACGCGACCAAGCTGATCCCCGAGGAGCAGGTGCCGGTGCGCATCGTCGGCCGGCTGGTGCTGGACCGGGTGGTCGACAACTTCTTCGCCGAGACGGAGCAGGTGGCGTTCTGCACCCAGAACATCGTCCCGGGCATCGATTTCACCAACGATCCGCTCCTCCAGGGCCGGAACTTCTCCTACTTGGACACCCAGACCAAGCGCCTGGGAGGCCCGAACTTCACCCATATCCCGATCAACGCGCCGAAATGCCCGTTCCATCACTTCCAGCAGGACGGGCACATGGCGATGCACAATCCCAAGGGCCGGGCGAACTACGAGCCCAACTCCTGGGCACAGGGCGGGCCGCGCGCCCATCCCAAGCAGGGGTTCCAGTCGATCGCCGATCGGGTGCAGGGCGACAAGCGACGGGTGCGGTCGGAAACCTTTGCCGATCACTACAGCCAGGCGCGCCAGTTCTATCTGAGCCAGACCGAGATCGAGCAGGGCCACATCGCCAACGCCCTGGTGTTCGAGCTGTCCAAGGTCGAGGTGCCGGCGATCCGCGAGCGGGTCGTCTCCCATCTGCTCAACATCAACGACGGTCTCGCCCAGGATGTGGCCGAAGGCCTCGGCCTGACGAAGATGCCGAAGGCGGCCGAGCCGGCGCGGGAGCCGATCGACCTGCCGGTCTCCGACAAGCTGTCGATCCTGAAGAACGGCCCCGGCCGGTTCGAGGGCCGCAAGCTGGGGCTGCTGGTGACCGACGGCGCCGACGCCGGCCTGGTCAACGGGCTCATGGACGCCGCGAAGAAGGCCGGCGGCATGGTCGAGGTCGTGGCCCCGCAGGTCTATGGCGTCAAGCTGTCGGACGGCAAGACGCTGGAGGCCCAGCAGAAGATCGACGGCGGCCCCTCCGTCCTCTACGACGCGGTGGCGATCATCGTGTCGAAGGACGGCGTCGATCGCCTGAAGTCCATGCACCCGGCCAAGAGCTTCGCGGCCGACGCCTATGCCCACGCGAAATACATCGCGATGAGCGAGGAGGCGGCCGATCTGCTGGACGCGGCGGGGGTCACCGATCGCGACGACGGCATGGTCGTCCTGTCCGGCAAGGCCGACGCGGCCGGCTTCATCGAGACCTGCGGCGCGCTGCGCTTCTGGGACCGCATGAGTTGA
- a CDS encoding GNAT family N-acetyltransferase, with product MAVARSKRRAASPAGTAGGERAGLMLTWDGVDKRRWMDLHGAVVMAPLEQTWMYGEAIAAGSPYRPTRGVVTRAGQPVAIVQALEWSVGRIARLAKVVRGPLFLGEVTEEECIAVHQLIAERWPMPRLNWFLFTPEMVDGDFARSVMGGLKLKQTVTGYSTAWLDLSLGAERLRAGLHQKWRNQLVAAEGEKLRIRDAHSGQALNWLLARYDADRKRKRFRAASGTFAAALALYAPRPKDVLLLQAERGSEPLAGVLFLRHGVSATYQIAYTSEAGRAANANRLLVWEGMQRLAAEGVRWLDLGGIDASMAGVSRFKLGTGAMPVTLAGTWM from the coding sequence ATGGCGGTAGCCCGAAGCAAAAGACGAGCGGCGTCTCCGGCCGGTACGGCGGGCGGCGAGCGTGCCGGGCTGATGCTGACATGGGACGGGGTGGACAAGCGTCGCTGGATGGACCTGCACGGCGCGGTGGTCATGGCGCCGTTGGAACAGACCTGGATGTATGGCGAGGCCATCGCCGCCGGGTCGCCTTACCGGCCGACCCGGGGGGTGGTCACCCGCGCCGGCCAGCCGGTGGCGATCGTGCAGGCGCTGGAATGGTCCGTCGGCCGCATCGCCAGGCTGGCCAAGGTGGTGCGCGGCCCGCTGTTCCTCGGGGAGGTGACCGAGGAGGAGTGCATTGCCGTCCACCAGCTCATCGCCGAACGCTGGCCGATGCCGCGGCTGAACTGGTTTCTCTTCACACCAGAGATGGTCGATGGCGACTTCGCCCGCTCTGTGATGGGCGGCCTGAAGCTGAAGCAGACGGTGACCGGGTATTCCACCGCCTGGCTCGATCTCTCCCTGGGCGCCGAGCGGCTGCGGGCGGGGCTGCACCAGAAATGGCGCAATCAGCTCGTGGCGGCGGAAGGCGAGAAGCTGCGCATCCGCGACGCCCATTCCGGACAGGCCCTGAACTGGTTGCTGGCCCGGTACGATGCCGATCGAAAGCGCAAGCGGTTCCGGGCGGCCAGCGGCACCTTTGCCGCCGCGCTGGCCCTCTATGCGCCCCGGCCGAAAGATGTGCTGCTGCTCCAGGCGGAGCGCGGCTCGGAACCGCTGGCGGGCGTGCTGTTCCTGCGCCACGGCGTCTCCGCCACCTATCAGATCGCCTACACGAGCGAGGCCGGACGGGCCGCGAATGCCAATCGGCTGCTGGTGTGGGAGGGCATGCAGCGATTGGCCGCCGAGGGAGTGCGCTGGCTCGACCTGGGCGGAATCGACGCCTCCATGGCGGGCGTGTCCCGCTTCAAGCTCGGCACCGGCGCCATGCCGGTGACCCTGGCCGGGACCTGGATGTAA
- a CDS encoding sulfite exporter TauE/SafE family protein, with amino-acid sequence MAEFGGDFVGYLPSILVLMFTGAVAGLLAGLLGVGGGIVIVPVLFNMFGVLHLPPEWAMHVAVATSLATIIPTSIVSMRAHWKKGNVDVDLLKVWAVWAFVGATIGTILAGQFKSWMLTAIFAVVASLVAINMASRDGLKVADTLPVSKVKNAIMSFFIGGFSVTMGIGGGTLSVPTLSAFNFPIHRAVGTAAALGLPIAIPGVIGFAIAGWGVENRPPLSIGFINIVGFLLIFPLSSLMAPYGAAIAHKLNRVWLRRAFALFLGVTAVRMFLRLYEVFA; translated from the coding sequence ATGGCAGAATTCGGCGGCGATTTCGTCGGCTACCTTCCGTCCATCCTCGTCCTGATGTTCACCGGCGCCGTCGCGGGGCTGCTCGCCGGCCTGCTCGGCGTGGGTGGCGGCATCGTCATCGTGCCGGTGCTGTTCAACATGTTCGGCGTGCTGCACCTGCCGCCGGAATGGGCGATGCACGTGGCCGTGGCCACCTCGCTGGCGACGATCATCCCGACCTCGATCGTGTCGATGCGGGCGCATTGGAAGAAGGGCAACGTCGATGTCGACCTTCTGAAGGTCTGGGCGGTCTGGGCCTTCGTCGGCGCCACCATCGGCACCATCCTCGCCGGCCAGTTCAAGAGCTGGATGCTGACCGCGATCTTCGCCGTCGTCGCGTCCCTGGTCGCCATCAACATGGCCAGCCGCGACGGGCTGAAGGTCGCCGATACCCTGCCGGTCTCCAAGGTGAAGAACGCCATCATGTCGTTCTTCATCGGCGGCTTCTCCGTCACCATGGGCATCGGCGGCGGGACCCTGTCGGTGCCGACCCTGTCGGCCTTCAATTTCCCGATTCACCGGGCCGTCGGCACCGCCGCCGCCCTTGGTCTGCCGATCGCCATTCCCGGCGTGATCGGCTTCGCCATCGCCGGCTGGGGCGTCGAGAACCGGCCGCCGCTGTCGATCGGTTTCATCAACATCGTCGGCTTCCTACTGATCTTCCCGCTGTCGTCCCTGATGGCCCCGTATGGCGCGGCCATTGCGCACAAGCTGAACCGGGTCTGGCTCCGGCGCGCCTTCGCGCTATTCTTGGGGGTGACGGCGGTGCGGATGTTCCTGCGGCTCTACGAAGTCTTCGCATAA
- a CDS encoding ATP-binding protein, producing MTKDGREPDQSVEVSGRTSSAPGVLTLPDTDPRLLPSLRYLLREGARTAVPGDDLGDAERVLALLSELPALASTLLETVPSTLSEDQRRFDLLPPDDGPPPFVIATFHSASLASELEDPIRHTLALIRASRPPGLEPVPTPADLRAWRKERALAHMRRAVIITDRDQRILWVNPAFERITGFRRTDAVGAVCDDLLRYKELNPAVVSLLASHQVERQPFDHEIRILNAWGAPLTVNLERHPDVDPTGRLVWLSLLTETSETAERDRADAEKRSLAIAELHGQWYFETDAEDRFVRVWGAPAVAQGRRIGARREDVSAEDTTTQKWDQYRKALERREPYRDFIYRVKATPVDRLVLVSGTPRFDPQGTFLGYEGVSRDVTDIERNRVNSMLVGAALEGIQELIALFDDMGTVLFMNQAFLQTFGIDPKSVHLRETTIEDLTREIIQRGDPTLDAETREMAVVDRLQRYWAATGSHEYRFGDRWIRIHDRPTSDGGRLVVGFDNSQARASNEAMTVALEKAEASARAADAFLARMSHELRTPLNAIIGLSELMTADQLSLAPDKLKEYAWDINRSGRHLLELIQDILEFSSIRSRDRTLAEDAVDVTAVAAEAEAIVRSILSRRQQTLSVANRLSPEDRIKGDARAVKQIMINLLTNASKYGSKSGGIWLELERRDDRISITVIDDGPGISPRDLPHVFDPFYRGMNPMNASVDSEDVDGTGLGLAIVKTMAERMDGEVSLDSSAKTGTRVKIDLPAIVSMGPG from the coding sequence ATGACAAAAGATGGGCGTGAGCCGGACCAGAGCGTTGAGGTTTCCGGCCGCACAAGCAGCGCCCCCGGAGTTCTCACCCTCCCCGATACGGATCCCCGACTGCTACCGTCCCTGCGCTATCTGCTGCGCGAGGGAGCCCGAACCGCTGTGCCGGGCGACGATCTCGGCGACGCGGAACGAGTGCTGGCCTTGCTGTCCGAATTGCCCGCCCTCGCCTCGACCCTGCTGGAGACCGTTCCGTCGACGCTGTCGGAGGACCAACGGCGGTTCGACCTGCTGCCGCCGGATGACGGCCCGCCTCCCTTCGTCATTGCAACGTTCCATTCCGCGAGCCTGGCAAGCGAACTCGAGGATCCGATCCGGCACACGCTGGCGCTGATCCGGGCGTCCCGCCCCCCGGGGCTGGAACCCGTGCCCACGCCGGCGGACCTGCGGGCCTGGCGCAAGGAGCGGGCGCTCGCCCATATGCGCCGGGCGGTGATCATCACCGACCGCGACCAGCGTATCCTGTGGGTCAATCCGGCCTTCGAGCGGATAACCGGCTTCCGGCGGACCGACGCGGTGGGCGCCGTCTGCGACGACCTGCTCAGATACAAGGAGCTGAATCCGGCCGTCGTCTCCCTCCTGGCCTCCCATCAGGTCGAGCGGCAGCCGTTCGACCATGAGATCAGGATCCTCAACGCCTGGGGCGCGCCGCTGACGGTGAACCTGGAGCGGCATCCCGACGTGGACCCGACCGGCAGGCTGGTCTGGCTGTCCTTGCTGACCGAGACGTCGGAAACGGCCGAGCGCGACCGGGCGGATGCGGAGAAGCGCTCGCTGGCAATCGCCGAACTCCACGGCCAGTGGTATTTCGAGACCGATGCCGAGGACCGCTTCGTGCGGGTCTGGGGGGCCCCGGCGGTTGCCCAGGGTCGACGGATCGGCGCCCGGCGGGAAGACGTGTCGGCGGAGGACACCACGACCCAGAAATGGGACCAGTACCGCAAGGCCCTCGAGCGGCGGGAGCCCTATCGCGACTTCATCTACCGGGTGAAGGCGACACCGGTCGACCGCCTCGTCTTGGTCTCCGGCACCCCGCGCTTCGATCCGCAGGGGACCTTTCTCGGGTACGAGGGCGTGTCGCGGGACGTCACCGATATCGAGCGCAACCGGGTCAACTCCATGCTCGTCGGCGCCGCCCTGGAAGGCATCCAGGAGCTGATCGCCCTGTTCGACGACATGGGCACCGTGCTGTTCATGAACCAGGCCTTCCTGCAGACCTTCGGCATCGACCCCAAATCCGTCCACCTGCGCGAGACGACGATCGAGGACCTGACCCGCGAGATCATCCAGCGCGGCGATCCGACCCTCGACGCCGAAACCCGCGAGATGGCCGTGGTCGACCGGCTGCAGCGCTACTGGGCGGCGACCGGCTCCCACGAGTATCGTTTCGGCGACCGCTGGATCCGCATCCACGACCGTCCGACCTCCGACGGCGGGCGTCTGGTCGTCGGCTTCGACAACTCCCAGGCCCGGGCCAGCAACGAGGCCATGACCGTCGCCCTGGAGAAGGCCGAAGCCTCGGCCCGGGCGGCCGACGCCTTTCTGGCGCGCATGAGCCACGAGCTGCGCACACCGCTCAACGCCATCATCGGCCTGTCGGAACTCATGACGGCCGATCAGCTCTCGCTGGCTCCCGACAAGCTCAAGGAATATGCCTGGGACATCAACCGATCGGGCCGCCATCTTCTGGAGCTGATCCAGGACATCCTGGAGTTCTCCTCCATCCGCTCCCGCGACCGCACCCTGGCCGAGGACGCAGTCGACGTCACCGCCGTGGCCGCCGAGGCCGAAGCGATCGTCCGCTCCATCCTGTCCCGCCGGCAGCAGACCCTGAGCGTCGCCAACCGGCTCTCGCCGGAGGACAGGATCAAGGGCGACGCGCGGGCGGTGAAGCAGATCATGATCAATCTGCTGACCAACGCGTCGAAATACGGCAGCAAGAGCGGAGGTATCTGGTTGGAGCTGGAGCGCCGGGACGACCGGATCTCCATCACCGTGATCGACGACGGGCCGGGGATATCGCCGCGCGATCTGCCGCACGTCTTCGATCCGTTCTATCGCGGGATGAATCCGATGAACGCCAGCGTGGATTCAGAGGATGTCGACGGGACCGGCCTCGGACTGGCGATCGTGAAGACCATGGCCGAGCGCATGGACGGCGAGGTGTCGCTGGACAGTTCGGCCAAGACCGGAACCCGGGTGAAGATCGATCTGCCCGCGATCGTCTCTATGGGGCCCGGGTAG
- the ltnD gene encoding L-threonate dehydrogenase, with amino-acid sequence MSETISAGVIGLGSMGMGVARSLRRAGIETWGCDVVDTRRAELEEIGGHWASSPWELGKNVDVAIVLVVNAEQTRSVLFADAGAAEAMAADSVVIASATVPASEAVAIGQDLAERGIHMIDGPVSGGAVGANAGELSIMASGPDIAFDLAEPVLEAIAKKVYRLGAAHGVGSSVKTINQLLAGVHIAAACEAMALGVRAGVDPHTLFEVISNSAGASWMFNNRVPHILDGDYAPKSAVDIFVKDLGIVLETGKRHTFPLPLTAAAHQQFLAAAAAGLGREDDSAVIKVYQKLSGIELPESKDG; translated from the coding sequence ATGAGCGAGACTATCAGTGCGGGGGTGATCGGCCTCGGCTCCATGGGCATGGGTGTGGCGCGGTCGCTGCGGCGCGCCGGCATCGAGACCTGGGGCTGCGACGTGGTCGATACGCGCCGGGCCGAACTGGAAGAGATCGGCGGCCACTGGGCGTCCAGCCCGTGGGAGCTCGGCAAGAATGTCGACGTCGCCATCGTCCTGGTGGTCAACGCCGAGCAGACCCGCAGCGTTCTGTTCGCCGATGCCGGTGCCGCGGAGGCCATGGCGGCGGACTCCGTCGTCATCGCCAGCGCCACCGTCCCGGCGTCAGAGGCTGTCGCCATCGGCCAGGATCTGGCGGAACGCGGCATCCATATGATCGACGGGCCGGTCTCCGGCGGCGCGGTCGGCGCCAATGCGGGCGAGCTCTCGATCATGGCCTCCGGGCCCGACATCGCCTTCGACCTGGCCGAGCCGGTGCTCGAGGCGATCGCCAAGAAGGTCTACCGGCTGGGGGCGGCCCATGGCGTGGGCTCCTCGGTGAAGACCATCAACCAGCTTCTCGCCGGGGTGCATATCGCCGCCGCCTGCGAAGCCATGGCGCTGGGCGTGCGCGCCGGCGTCGATCCGCACACCCTGTTTGAGGTGATCTCCAACTCGGCCGGCGCCTCCTGGATGTTCAACAACCGGGTGCCGCACATCCTCGACGGCGACTACGCGCCGAAGAGCGCGGTCGACATCTTCGTGAAGGATCTCGGCATCGTGCTGGAGACCGGCAAGCGGCACACCTTCCCGCTGCCGCTGACCGCCGCCGCCCACCAGCAGTTCCTGGCCGCCGCCGCTGCCGGCCTCGGCCGCGAGGACGACAGCGCGGTGATCAAGGTCTACCAGAAGCTCTCCGGGATCGAGCTGCCCGAGTCCAAGGACGGCTGA